The following proteins are encoded in a genomic region of Magallana gigas chromosome 1, xbMagGiga1.1, whole genome shotgun sequence:
- the LOC117685993 gene encoding uncharacterized protein, giving the protein MNTNCRLINGRAVCPPVQFITPRMWDQESDESLDISITALVLALLLLLGWIAKRMMRHCARVRRRSRGLETVPKERFEMEPRQGLNPQRPSAPPPPPQARSLPEPPPRAPPARSLAHPPPRAHAGGGGRYNLRSAKRPRTE; this is encoded by the exons ATGAACACGAACTGTAGGTTGATTAACGGACGTGCTGTGTGCCCGCCAG tgcAATTTATCACTCCCAGAATGTGGGACCAAGAGTCCGATGAAT ctCTAGACATTAGTATAACCGCATTGGTTCTGGCCCTCCTCCTCCTGCTCGGGTGGATAGCCAAGAGGATGATGAGACACTGCGCCCGAGTGAGGAGGAGGAGCAGAGGTTTAGAAACTGTTCCAAAGGAACGT tttgaaatggAACCCCGGCAAGGGCTCAACCCCCAAAGACCATCTGCACCACCCCCGCCACCCCAAGCTAGGTCGCTACCAGAGCCACCCCCGCGGGCGCCTCCAGCCCGGTCTCTGGCACACCCACCACCGCGGGcgcatgcgggggggggggggagatataATCTCCGCTCAGCAAAGAG ACCTAGGACAGAGTAG